The nucleotide sequence GGCCGAGGTGTTGCGTTTGCTGGCCCAAAAGGTGATTGCCAGCGTGATCGCCACGATGATGGCCGCGAGCAGAAAGGTCATCGCTGGGCCTCCTGCGCGAGGCGGTCAAACTGCCGAGCGCGCGCCACGTAGATCGCCGCCATCATCCACCCCATCGCAAACTCCAAAAAGGCCAGCACGTAGCCGAAGGTGACGTTGCCAAACACCTTGGTGGCCATCAGCGGCTTGTTGTACCCGGCGAGGATGGGCAACAGAAAGTACAGCACGAGGAAGGTGACCGTCATCAGGACGGTAAAGCGGTTTCGTTCCGTCACCAGCCGTTGGTAGGCGGCGTTGCGGACGGGTGGCGAACCGGACTGA is from Deinococcus sp. YIM 77859 and encodes:
- a CDS encoding DUF485 domain-containing protein, with the protein product MTVSRVQSGSPPVRNAAYQRLVTERNRFTVLMTVTFLVLYFLLPILAGYNKPLMATKVFGNVTFGYVLAFLEFAMGWMMAAIYVARARQFDRLAQEAQR